The stretch of DNA GTAAGCTAAAATAATCACTAATGCACAACACTGTAAAGTACACATCTCGATCCACCTCATCTTTGTCAACCCTTTGATACTAAACTTCTTGATACTCCCactgcaattttttttaaaaaattgaagtGCACAAATTACACGAGCCAACCTATTAAGCTCAAAAGATGAATTTATCTTGCCAGACTCCATGCAGGTCCATAGGGAATCTTATCACAGACCACACAAAAGGATCCTTGAAACATAAGGATGGACTAAGACTACACGAACGCACGCGCGCgtccacatatatatatatatgtttgtctTCAGATAAAAGTTCCTAGAGTGATTACAAATAACGTATATGTAAAGTCATTGGTCATACGCAATAAACTCCCTGGTCGGAACTCTAGTCAAATCAATCCCTTCATGTGTTTTAGGATCATCTTCCTTGTAACATTGGGCATAGATGAACAGTTTTCGAGCACGTCGTTTCTCAAAGATGCCCATAAGTGGCGATTTGAGGGCCTCCACGTCAGTTGCAGGCACCTTGTGAATCTGTTACATTTTATTTACAGCAAAATCCAGCCAGAATCAACAATTCTAGATAATCTAAACATAAACTTGTGACAAAAAACTAAGCAAAGAAAAAAGCCTATGTTTTTACCTTCCCCTTATTGTACACAAAACTGCCATCAACAGCTTTGAAATACAAGTATTTAGTAACATCAGTATGAATTAGGACCCGCACAAGTGCACCGTTTGCCATAATGTACTGAGAAAATGAATGAGTCTTAGTGGCATCATCACTAGAAAGCTAAAGGAACAAAATCTTCAAAATGACGTCCAACAAGACACAAATAATAAAAACCTTAGGGACCATGTCAACATTATAATCTCTGCTAGGACCCAGGTGAGCTGGTGGCTTATCACTCCCTCTAAACCTCTTCCATAGCTGCTTAAAAAAGCCAATAATAATAACTGAAAATGAGAATTCCATTCAAATTCTTGAATGCATAATGGAGATGTTTGTTAGCATCGGTTCTCTAGccaaaacaaaatataataatacCTGAATGAGATTGAGAGAGCTTGATTCTCCACCATAATAATCGTTCCGATCCATGTGTAGAACCTAATTTGAAAGGTATAACAATATCAAGCCCAATAAGAgtgaaataaaatttcaaaggCACTGTGGTAATGATGAATAATTGGCGAGAAATCTATGAAACTTAAATCTGCATTACATATAGATTTAATAAGTAGTTCTGAATACAAAAGTATGCAATTTATGCATGTCAATGTGTATAAATGTTATCTATAacatattaataaatttttttttaccttttTACTCGATCACTTGTATACAAAAAATGCAAAATATATTTGGACCCTGGCAACTTTTGAAACTAGATAAGTTTtacaaagagaaaattttaaaataaatcatgcatggcatCACTGAAGCAACCTGGAAAACACACCAATTATCATATCTTCACCATTCTAGAGCCAAATAAGTTTTTGACATAATCATGAGCTACCCCATCCATATATTTGGTAACACCTGTTTGATATTAACAAGAGCGTATAGTATACTATTCTTTGTTCCTTCAGGCTCGTGTGAAGTAAGGTATTGACCCCTAAATTGCATCAGTTTACGCCCTGATATTCTTCAAAACAGTTTACATATACATAATCTGCCTATCCGCCAAGGCAAAATAAGCACTCACTAAGCACAGCTGGGTTTCCACTTTCATCGTGTTCTAGCTAATATCATGGAGTTTTTAAGGATTAATGCTCCCTTCTGTCATTAAACTAAGCATTTGGTtaagttgttcaacatagaTTTCGAACTTCCAGCACTTGTGACAAGAATATAGGGTGAAAGTGAAAGCGAAAGTTTCTGTACCATATATGGTGGCGTGACGGGAAGAAGCCTCCAAATAAAGCACTCACTATGCAAATTTTCAGATAACACTCACATACTATGTCAATCCAAATCCAAGCGTGATTAACAAATTCCCCCTCATTTTCTAGAGCCTATCAGATTTGTGCCATCGATGTCAAAATTATCGCACCTGCTAGCTATAAGCTATTCCTCGGAGTTTGAGTCCTCTTATTCTATCAGGAAATTTTTGCAACTGTTTGCATGAAAATATCAACTTAGTGCCCATTTGAAGGAATATAACCAAAGTATAAATGTATTAAAATATGTAATAGGCCAAAAATTGGCAGCATTCATAATCAGCCAGATCATTTGAGATTAACACTAGATCCATTTCCCAAATTTCCCATAAAAAATCACTCTATCAGAACAAGAATAGGATAAATCTGAATAAATACAATTCGTACGTGGGATTGGGGGGGTGGGAGGGAGGGGGTGAGAGACAagaaattggaaaaatagagCTTCAAATAAATcagaaataataattataataaatgaaACCTTAAGACCATCGACGGACAAGAGACCGCTAAGAATGCATTCCTTGAGACCCGTCCCCAACACAATCACATCGTACTCTTCATCCATCTTAGCTGATTTCTCAACGAAATCCAATAATCTCAATCAGTCGTAAAAAAAATCAGCCAGATAGACGATCGGATCGCCGATAAGAAAAAAGCGGAAACTAGGGGTTTTTGTCAGTCGAAGGAATGGAGAAATCGTTGCGTGTGTGGATGGATCTAGACGTAGGCCGTAGGGCACATAACTAGCAGTATGGCGAGTTTTGAAAGTGCTCTGCCCATTtcatctttatatatatatatatatatatatatatatatatgagtaagtatcgtgagaccgtctcacggatcataatctgtgaaacgGTCAATCTtacttatatttataataaaaagtaataatttttcatgaatgacctaaataaaagatccatctcacaaatacgacccgtgagatcatctcacacaaatttttacatatatatatataattttgaaagTGCTCTGCCAATTTCatctttttatatatatatatatatatatatatatatatatatatatatatatatatatatatatatatatataatatatatatattattttttttaaaaaaaaactaaatttaaCGTGAcccgtgagatcatctcacacaaatttttacatatatatatatatataattttgaaagTGCTCTGCGAATTTCatctttttatatatatttatatatatatatatatatatatatataatatatatatatatattatttttttaaaaaaaaaactaaatttaaCGTGATTTTTATCTTATTTAcacaatattattattattaaatttaagaTATTAAAATAACTAATTTTTAGTATCAGaatttgttttaataattatatatattaataaattgttaaaattttaatataataacagATAGAGTATTTGTTTTGTAAACATCAAGTTATATGTTCATTCTTACTCGaatcttttttttatttatttttttaattcatgTATCAAAATTATAGTGTAGTACATCactatttttataattatattttgatcttcattaaaatataaataaaatcaattataaaaaatattatacgaACAACGCTTGCATCAGTATACTAGTTTTAAATCAAACCCTTCCGACCATTTTCAAATGTTGATATTTATCAAGCTTTTATGTTCAACACGGATTGGATTCAATactaaattataatttattcacAGCTAAAAGGTGTCATAAATATCTGCAAGAGGCATTGATTTTTTCATACTAGCGTTGATTTAAACCTATGTAAACCAAGATCCTTCATAGAGACATATATAACCCGTCGTGCCCAAGATCACAGAATAACTACACGATTCAGTAATATGCGAAGCCTGCGGACCATCAAAACCAACGACACTTGAGCTTTGTGGGATGCAAAAAATAGGATCTTGGTTTGTGTCCATCTTATTACAATTTATTGGTTAGTCAGTCATGATTTATGACGGGAAATATCTTATATTAGTTAAAAATAAGAATTTAAACTAATTTATAAGTTGTAATTGAGGTGAGTCAAGAATAAGGACATCATGTTTTGAAACAAAGATAATCATGATACTCttcttttatgttattttttacTAAAATTTAGAATGAGTATAAGTAATGTTAATGCAATTCTTTATCCATTTGAGATAATAATACAAATTATTTGTTATCAGAGTCGATCGTATCACGAGCCAAATTATACAATCACGTTTGTATGGCCACGAGCCTAAGTGAGACATATTATTTGTAGTTTATTATcgcattttattatatatatatatatatacataatttttttggGGTTTTTTAACcaatatatctatatctatactatataaATGTTGAGATATTTAAAAGTTCGACTTTGTGACATAaattaatgtttatgaaaatatcttatttatttaaataaataattttttttatgtaattgatctttaaaaattttaaaattcatttaTCATCCTACAAATCACACATTTGGCATATTTatactattattttttatctaaataataaattttatgtaaataataattaaaaactgAATCATGATCCATGTACACGTGTGCATAAATAAATTTATGTGAACTTTTGATAGCTaaaaatcaatatcgatatatcTATTCTATTATATTAAGATTGAACATATGATAGTAACTACTTAGGAAGAcaccaagttttttttttcagttttactcttatataatactaatattacatttttgttttttgttttttttttaaaaatttctacacatttttatttttatttttttttttcaacaattaaaatatcaatttaatctctctataaaatattaaattatattttagttaatcgataatgataaaaaaaaattgtgtgcaTAGTATACTAGTATAAGAAAAGATCGAAGAGTATTATTCTCCACAAATAGAAAAGAAAAGGCAACCACTCGCACACAGACCCTAATAATTAATCAGGCaggtctctctctctctctgcaTTCCATTTTTTGTAATTTATGTGAAATTTATTCCGGGTTTTGTATATCTATTGATTGTGAGTTTTTTGATGTTTGAGGATTTTTTAATCGATTGGGATGATATACTGATTGCAGGGTTTTTGTTGATGGTGGGCCGATTACAGGTTTGTAATTATTCGAGAGTTTTGATTCAAAACAGAATAACGCTGAAATTAGCCACTATTGAAACTTCTGATGACGATGAAGTTTTGATCTCTGAATTGTATTGTAATtaacggtttttttaaaaaagaaaaaaaatttatacgtGTTTGAGTTTGGTAAAATTGGCTGAAATCGTCATGGAAGAAAATTAAGAATCTTGGATTTCGGCCAATATTTTCTGAGGTATCTGTTTGTCTGAGTGGGTTGGATAAAGTTAGAATGTCTGGGACTGAGGTTTCCCCTGTTACCTTGACAATGGAAGcaaaaatggtttttgtagTGGGTAGAGAAAGTGACATCGGAAGTGAAATAGGCAGCCGATCCTTGGATATAGAGGGTGAAGTAAATAGCCAGTGTTTCGAGAATGACTTGATGGAAATAGATATTGAAACTGGTGATGCTGAAAAGTCAAGTCAGAGTGACGAGGATGAATGTGGTAATGATATTGTCGATTTTAGCTCAGAGAAAAGTGGGGGAGGCAGCCACAAGAATGTAGTTTTCTCAAGAGAAGCGCCACTTGTAATGAAGGAAGATTTGAGTACAAGTGCTTGTACTTTCGGTGCTGAGAAACTTAAATCCAGGCTGATTGCTTCTGAATGCGAGGACgggaaaaatgagagaaaactcagtCACGTAGATAGAATTGAGCTAGGCCGGTTGTTTCAGGGGGCTGTGAGTGCTCGTGATTGGGAGCTTGCTGAGAGTCTGATATTTCTGGCAGATTTTCAGacacttaatgatgcactgtgCATTTCCTTGGATTCAATCTGGTTCTTGAGCACACACCAAGAAGTGGATGGAATTAGTGGATTAATCAGGAAGATCATTGCTAATGGGGCTTATGATTTCACTCGAGCTGTTCTTAGGACTTCATTTCTTGCTTCCTGCGTATCTGCTTGTCAGAGTCGCACAATGAGCCTGGCAGACACTGTTAATGTGATGGCACAGAGGTTCTGATCTTCTACTTTTGCATGCTTAACAAGATGACTTGTTTTTTCCCTTGTCAAACTAGTGAAATACTGTTCTTTTCACAGCTGGAgggtttcttttgtttttctttcatgCTATATTAGGTGACTTCGCTGAATTCTCCCTGGATTTTCTCTATCTCACAATTGGAAAGTTAAAATCAAAGGCCGAATATCTAAAAGAATTTTGCATTTGGGGGTGATTACAGAGATCTTCCCAAGCAAAATTCCCTTGAGAGAAACTCTTTTAAAGTGCCCCCCTTTGATTCcaatttaaattaagatttcttTTACTCAATGCCAGTTCTGATTGAGGAAAGCATGAAATATGGCCCTCCATAGTAAAACGATGAAAACCAATTGGCAGGTACCTATCTCTCGATGTTGATCTCTCTAGTGTGCTAGGAACTTAATTGTGTCATATGGATTTTAACTTTCTATTGGGAAACAAACGGTGATGAGAGGGGAACAATTGTTACTTTTGTTAGCATTGTGTATCGCTGAGATTGAAATCTGCAATTTGAAATGCGTGTTTGAAGAATCAATTGAGCTTTTGTAGTACAAATGATGAAAgcaaaatatgaaaatgttattatatttcattttctTTGCATTCCCTGTAATTTTCCACATGTTCGTAGACATGTTTTGATAGTTTTCACGTCCTGTCCCTACTAGATTGCATGAAAGGCTTCAGGAATGCAATGGAGATGAAGTTTTGAAGGCTGAAGCCGGTGCTAAGGTTCGAAAATTTACTGAGTGGGCTCTTAAATGTATAAGCTTCCATGCGCGTTGCCAGGGTAATAGGGACAGGGTGGGTAATCCCTCTGTTGTTGGAATCCAGCTCCAGTTGTCTGCTTTTAAGACTTTTCTAGATATTACTGGAAACTATCTCACCGGAAAAGATTTTACAGAGGCATTTGATGCAGCTTGCTTCCCACTTACACTCTTTTCTGGTTCATTTGATCCTGGTTGGTCATCGGGTTTGTCAGCAACAGCAATCCAAGGATTGTTGGGCATGCTGGTTGAGGGGGGTGCAGACAATGTTAATCAATGTTTTCTGGAGGCCTCACGATTTGGAAGCACAGAGCTTGTTCGCATTTTATTGCAGGTAATCACATTTTATTGCTGTTAAGCAATGATTTTAACTATTATAATTTTTGATTCATTTTGTGGACTTGCCATTGGCTGTTTCACTAGTGGCACGGTACAAAATTTTTTGGTCAATTTGGAGCTCTGCTTGATGACTGCTCTATCCCTTTCAATAAATTCTGCTTATTTGATTTCCGTCTCCACCCTTTTTCCTTTCTCCATTTCATTATTGCTGTTACTTCAACCATTTACATTTGCAAGTCCTGGAATCAGTAGCTCACATGACACCTTTTTTGAGCTGTACTTAGAGTCCTTTAGCATCTTTTATCCTTTCAGTGATGCTTCTTTTCACCCCAACCCCCTCAATCATACACATACCCTGTATCCGTTATCTAGTGCCTGTTCCGAATTTCGGTTGTCAACTATTGTTCTTAGATTGTTGCAAACATTGTGAAGCTGGCTGGATAGATCAGTAAAACTAATTTCATTGATCAAAAGCAACATACTAATATATTGGTCATACCCAGGATATAAGTAATAAATGTCCCTAAATAAATGCAACTTAATTTTGACAACGAGAGAATCAATATGTGGCATTAAaccattaaaaaaaacattatgtTCATAGCAGGCCAAATACAATAAACAATACAAGATCAGTGTGAAACTAACTCTGGCGTTGAATTTCCGGGATGGATTGCATCATGACACTTGCTAGGAAGGAAGAGACATTTAGACATTTAGTGTTAGGCAATGCTTTACACTATCCTGCTTTACTTTCGTGTGATTCTATAAAGTAAATGACGGGTTCATACTACACATCACTGCTTAAGGTGTCATCTTGGCCATTACATATTGATGATATCTATGAATTTTTAAGCTCGTAAACATTATGTGGAAAAACCAATGGCTTAGGTTAGAATTTAGATGCCATCAGATACCTGAACAATTAGCAAAATAACAAGGACCTTTCCCTGAAGGAATTGGGCTTTGTTTGGTTATGCTTCCTGCTTTATCGGAAGTCTGAAGTTTGTTGCTTGGTGGAtgtgttttaaattttatatttctcTGGCAGTCTGCCTTTCACAGTAGAATAAAATAGTGCTGATTCAATGTTATCTGCTGTATTTGTTTCCATGGACAGTTAGTGACAATCCTGAATGTTTTTCAAATACTGTCCTTTTTCACTTGATAATTGTTTTTCTAATGCTCTTGTATTTTGATGCTGGTGTTGACTTAACTTTCTTCGCATATTCATGCCTATGATTGACTAATCCCGTGATTTATATTCTTCTGGAAAATTGCAGTTGTAAGTTTTGAACTGGATAGTTTGGTTTAACACACTATGTTAATGTGTTTTGGTTCACTTTGGGTGCTAGATTGCTCAAAGAAACAGCTTAGATGTGGATGTTGATCTGGCATTGGGTTTCGCTTCACATTATGGTAAAATCAGTACAATGGAGTGTCTGGTGGATGAGGGTAATGCTATGGCTTTCTTGGGTCCTCTGATGCGAGCTGCTGAGAGGGGTTGCATACCAGTTGTCGAGTGGTTTGTTCAAAGGGGTTGCCGAGACATGGAACTGTGCCTCGCCCTCACAGCTGCGACATCAAGCAGTCAAGTTGAGGCCGCTGCATATCTTTTACCCCACGTTCCCCAGCACATTCTTGCTGCCCTCAGCATTGAAATTCTGAAGGCGGCAGGCGAAAGAAGTGGTGGGTCTCTCGACGGGGTAGCATTTCTCCTCCATTCCGACTTTTTACGGGATCCTGCTGCTACTTATGCTGTCGCTGACACAATCGCCAGATCTGAAGATGAGACTGTTGCTCCAGAGCTCCGTGATTTTCTTCAAGAGTACTGGTCAGAGGCAGCTTTCTTGGATGGAGTGAGACAAGGAGAAGTACATTTCTCAAACTTGGTTCAAATTTTGAAATGGGGCGAATCTCCAATCTGTTTAAGTGATCTGCCTGGCCCCTTGAGGGTGGCGATAGCATACCTGCCTTTGTACAGGGAGTGCATCAAGGCCGGAGGCCATCTATTATCACAGAAGCATCGCGGGCAGTTGGTGGAAGCTGCAAAAAGGCTTGGAGGGGTGGTATTAGACGAGCCTGGCCAAAGGAGAGAGTTACTGGCAATATTAGAGCATCATCTTCCTCCATTTTTGCTCCACCTAGCTGCAAGGCGTGTGGCTCCTTAAGAATACAAGGACTCCTTATCTTATGAAAATCTCTCTCCCTATCCATCTCCCTCTACTCATTTTTTCTTCTCATATAATAATATACGAAATTAACCTTGTTGAATGAAGATGGCAACCAACTTGAATATTAGTGAAAACTTTCTGCAGCAGAAACTATATGGAAATGGTTAGGGATGTGTCATGGTTTTTGGTTTGTAAATTGACCACTTTTAATATCACTTTTGTTGGATCAAAAGAGGAGGAAATTAAGAGCAGGCggtatatatcttgatccaatgtTGCTGGTGATTACTTTGTTTTGTTTCTGCGATGTTTTCTCTAGAGCTGATAAAATCGGATTGGTTTGATAAAAACTCGAACAACCAAGTGCTACCTATAAGTGTGGAAAAATTACAAACAAGACCAAATCATTGCTAGTTAAAAACCAATTCAAAGTTAACCAAACTTTGGTTTCAGTTTGGTATGGAtaatcaattttaaattttttaaaataaatttttttaactatttttacgtataatttaaattttcaacTAGCTAgctatcataaaaaaaaatatcaatattcATGATTATATTAAAGAAATTTACATTATAATATGATTATAACATTATGAATCTTGGAGTTTTTAATCTAAACTTTgaacaaaacaaattttttggtttgactaattttaaaatgattcaaATCGTGATTTGACTAAAAACAAATACAAACCATCGAAATGTTTCAATTTGATTTCTGCTCGTCCCTAGTTTTCTCCATgccataaatattttttatctacatatttttcttgaattgaagcaTCGGAGGGTTTGTCATACGGCTAGGTTTTGGCAAATTTTGTCTCGGGTTATTAGATATGCGTCATAAACCAGAAACTACATAAAAATGGAACAGATCAAAATATTAGTGAAGGGCTGAATCAGTTGTTTGACTCTATAGATGCCCCAATGGGAAATTTAACTTTTGTTCGGTACCTACGCTTGTCAATCAATCTTTTTCAAAAGCATTTCAAGAAACTGTGGTCATAATGTATACAAGTGAGGCATATATTGAAACGAAAGTAACCAAATTCATCCTCTCGAATCTCGACCATTGAGTCTAGGTAAGGATGCCTAAGTTCAAGTTcagatatatttattttatttgtaacAGATGATAAAGCCACCAGCACCAGTGAGCGTTATCCTCATTCCtgcaaaacaaaaaaatcaatACATTAGAGTATGATAGGAAGAAAGAATATTTCCAAGAGTGTGCCAATGAAAATAAAGATAGTGCAATCTCAGATCATGTTGCAACTACAcaggaaaaaaagaaaaaaaggaaaACCTACTCATGAACAAGACAAGAGGATAACTGAAAAGTAAACCATCTAGAACAGAGACTTTTGGTAAACATGGTAGTAATTTGAAACGTGAGTTGGGAAGGGAGAGGAGTGGAAGGCTTGAATTCCCGTGCCACACTATAAACGTCTCAAAATAAGCATAGAAAACGGAGAATGGTCATAATTTAAGACTGTTCTAAATATCAAAGTTCGCCTCAGACTCAAATGAATTTTCCTTCATGATCTGTCTACTACCTCACAAACTAATCGGTAATACCACAGAATGTTGGAGAGTAAGAGCAGGCCGACACTATAAAAGATTATCCATTCTTTAGGTGCGTCTTTCGCATATGTTGAAGTACAAGGAGCTCAACCTTTCAGTTCACTGCAGGTTAGATACATGTAAAGAATGCCAAGGCAGTAATGGACTTCAAACGTGAATGATATTTATTACCAAATGAGAAAATGAAAAAGACTCACACAGCACAACTAGGTACTGCTCTTACTAtacctcatcatcatcatcatcatcatcatcatcactcCCATCTTCCTTAATCTTCTTAAGACGAGTGGTACCACCCTCCCTTGAAATTGGTAACTTCATTGGCCCAAAAGGAGTGTCCGCGTTGATACTTCCTTTCATCGAATATCCAGTTCCTTTGCCCCGAATCATGTCCCAAACGGCAGAACCGCAATCCTTTGGCCTAAAAGTAATGGGAATATCGATCATCGTGATTCCATTCTTTTCGATATTAGCAGATTTTGTGAGGTCAGCACTTGCGACGCTCACATCACATAGCCAAAACTCGTAGTCGAGATCATTAAGCCCCAAGTCGAAATCGTTCTTATTTTCCAACTTCAAATGAAGAGTTGCAACGGtttcttcaaaagaaaactTCTCAAAATGGATCTTCTCAATATCAATATCTGGTTTATAGGGTATTGGGATCTCTCCAGTCTTCTCTAGCGGCAATGTAAGCCTTCCAAAAACCGGCACATCCACTATGAGGTCAACCTTAATTCGATAAGGAACGATACTTCCCGGCTTTATATCATTGTAAGTGCTTTTAATATCATCATATACTAAACAAACAGGTATCTTAACTGTTTCTGAACCATGTGCATGTATTGTTCCAGCATCTGGAATCAAACCGGAAATCAATTTCCTTCCATCACTCTCGATTAAGTAGTTTATGTCGATGAGAGGGATTGGGATAGGATTCGGATTCTTCACGAAGAGATCGACGACTAAATCTGCCTTTTCAAGATTGATGTGAGGTATATGAATGGCAGTAACATCAGCCGTTGGCTTCCCAAATCCTATAGTTTCCTCAATTTTCTCACCAATATCATGGATGAAATCCTTAACCTTGTCGATAAATCCACCTTTCTCTTCGTCTTTCTTGTCTCCCCTCTCAACAATCTCAGGTTCATCACAAGACGCCATATCTAATCAAGAaactttattttgtttttaaaaaataaaacgatatttaaaaaaataaatcaatctTGAAAGTGTAGTAGCCACAAACTGGTAAGCCGATCTCCCGATAACAGTGATTTAAAAGATCAGGATTTCAGTTCTAAAGAAACAAGACGCATCACAAAGTTGCAGATCATTCAACCTCACTTTAAGAAAATTATACAGAGCAAATGAAAGTTGTAAAGCAACAACATCAAGATGAAAGCACACACAAATTTGAAAAGGTTAGATCTTTTCTCAACTGTCATTTTAATACATAACTTTCGATCTCGATAAAAGCCCATATTTCTCGGCGTTCATTTTCATTTGATCAAGATTTATGTACAAAAAGCTCAGAACCTCCACATATCTGGAGAGTTAATCCTGGGATCTAGAACCcaaaatcaaaataaacataaacGCAAAAATAGATCACGAACAAATTCTGAAAAATCTATAGAAAGAAACACAGGGTTCCCAGATTTAGTGATCGAGTCAGCAAGATAGAGAAATCTAGAAACCATGAAATGATGTGCATTTTTCCACATTCGAAAGATATATTCAGCACAAATCGCGAAAAGATAAAATGCTTAACCTGCAACAAGAGTTGAAAACAAGCGAAGTCGACAGCGAAGGAGACAGGTGAATCCGAAGATCTTCTTGAATTTGTCAAGCAAATACAAGTACTATGAATTGTCACAAGAAAGTGGTGTTATTTATATTTACATACTTCTAAAAGTCTCATACGAGTGAGAGATCCTTCTAAAATTCAACATGATTAACTATTcgcttaaattaattaatttaaatgcgtttcaaaaatttaaaaaaaattgttgtttgaaacaaaaaaatcaaaaaaagattgaaataaaatatgttCGTGAGTTGCCGACATTGTGAAATGATGACGGATAAGATGTGTCCCACGTGACAACATTGTCTGGTCATGAGTAAACAAATTATTATCCAAAAATCAAacctaaaaaaaatcaaaccgtttttattatacatatatatatttttttgtgaataattataattgaaattaaattaatatacatacaatatatatgttttaaaatattttattataattctGTAAAATTATTGTGTAGATAATCtgctctttttaaaaaaaaaatatatgatgtAATTTGTTTTTGAGTGATGGTGATATTGTCTTGTTGAAAAGTATTTTGTTTAATGAGATAAAAGTAATACTGGCTTTAAAAAATGACACAGCGTGAGGTGAGTTGATCCatttcatatttataaaaaaaaataacattttttatgAATCAAATCGGATTGaagat from Primulina eburnea isolate SZY01 chromosome 6, ASM2296580v1, whole genome shotgun sequence encodes:
- the LOC140835091 gene encoding desiccation-related protein At2g46140-like isoform X2 codes for the protein MASCDEPEIVERGDKKDEEKGGFIDKVKDFIHDIGEKIEETIGFGKPTADVTAIHIPHINLEKADLVVDLFVKNPNPIPIPLIDINYLIESDGRKLISGLIPDAGTIHAHGSETVKIPVCLVYDDIKSTYNDIKPGSIVPYRIKVDLIVDVPVFGRLTLPLEKTGEIPIPYKPDIDIEKIHFEKFSFEETVATLHLKLENKNDFDLGLNDLDYEFWLCDVSVASADLTKSANIEKNGITMIDIPITFRPKDCGSAVWDMIRGKGTGYSMKGSINADTPFGPMKLPISREGGTTRLKKIKEDGSDDDDDDDDDEE
- the LOC140835091 gene encoding desiccation-related protein At2g46140-like isoform X1, with translation MASCDEPEIVERGDKKDEEKGGFIDKVKDFIHDIGEKIEETIGFGKPTADVTAIHIPHINLEKADLVVDLFVKNPNPIPIPLIDINYLIESDGRKLISGLIPDAGTIHAHGSETVKIPVCLVYDDIKSTYNDIKPGSIVPYRIKVDLIVDVPVFGRLTLPLEKTGEIPIPYKPDIDIEKIHFEKFSFEETVATLHLKLENKNDFDLGLNDLDYEFWLCDVSVASADLTKSANIEKNGITMIDIPITFRPKDCGSAVWDMIRGKGTGYSMKGSINADTPFGPMKLPISREGGTTRLKKIKEDGSDDDDDDDDDEV
- the LOC140835090 gene encoding ankyrin repeat protein SKIP35-like — encoded protein: MSGTEVSPVTLTMEAKMVFVVGRESDIGSEIGSRSLDIEGEVNSQCFENDLMEIDIETGDAEKSSQSDEDECGNDIVDFSSEKSGGGSHKNVVFSREAPLVMKEDLSTSACTFGAEKLKSRLIASECEDGKNERKLSHVDRIELGRLFQGAVSARDWELAESLIFLADFQTLNDALCISLDSIWFLSTHQEVDGISGLIRKIIANGAYDFTRAVLRTSFLASCVSACQSRTMSLADTVNVMAQRLHERLQECNGDEVLKAEAGAKVRKFTEWALKCISFHARCQGNRDRVGNPSVVGIQLQLSAFKTFLDITGNYLTGKDFTEAFDAACFPLTLFSGSFDPGWSSGLSATAIQGLLGMLVEGGADNVNQCFLEASRFGSTELVRILLQIAQRNSLDVDVDLALGFASHYGKISTMECLVDEGNAMAFLGPLMRAAERGCIPVVEWFVQRGCRDMELCLALTAATSSSQVEAAAYLLPHVPQHILAALSIEILKAAGERSGGSLDGVAFLLHSDFLRDPAATYAVADTIARSEDETVAPELRDFLQEYWSEAAFLDGVRQGEVHFSNLVQILKWGESPICLSDLPGPLRVAIAYLPLYRECIKAGGHLLSQKHRGQLVEAAKRLGGVVLDEPGQRRELLAILEHHLPPFLLHLAARRVAP